A genomic window from Eptesicus fuscus isolate TK198812 chromosome 19, DD_ASM_mEF_20220401, whole genome shotgun sequence includes:
- the C19H8orf90 gene encoding uncharacterized protein C8orf90 homolog: MASPYSGDPSKAGLPPPPVPAPGAVLPPEFPFPDIYGGDAQLWEAHFRGIGRAYRALGKEDDFAIRVLTEDFTLPFPYAWPPGPDPAHGPLFYDPRDRAGFDFLLRGPGAAPPALLRPLHHAAQAALRKQHLERLAFSYAQAGAGPRPGLVLLAPGPAAGPAFQGPPGPEPAPSGGGAPRLG; encoded by the exons ATGGCCTCCCCCTATTCCGGGGACCCCAGCAAAGCCGGTCTGCCGCCGCCTCCGGTACCtgctccag GTGCCGTCCTGCCCCCGGAGTTCCCGTTCCCGGACATCTACGGCGGGGACGCGCAGCTCTGGGAGGCGCACTTCCGCGGCATCGGGCGCGCCTACCGCGCGCTGGGCAAGGAGGACGACTTCGCCATCCGCGTGCTCACCGAGGACTTCACGCTGCCCTTCCCGTACGCCTGGCCGCCCGGGCCCGACCCCGCCCACGGGCCGCTCTTCTACGACCCGCGGGACCGCGCGGGCTTCGACTTCCTGCTGCGGGGCCCGGGcgccgcgccccccgccctgctGAGGCCCCTGCACCACGCGGCCCAGGCGGCCCTGCGCAAGCAGCACCTGGAGCGCCTGGCCTTCAGCTACGCGCAGGCGGGCGCCGGCCCGCGGCCCGGCCTGGTGCTCCTGGCGCCCGGGCctgccgccggccctgccttccaGGGGCCGCCCGGGCCTGAGCCCGCCCCCTCCGGTGGGggtgcccccaggctgggctag